A stretch of Polypterus senegalus isolate Bchr_013 chromosome 3, ASM1683550v1, whole genome shotgun sequence DNA encodes these proteins:
- the LOC120524834 gene encoding ankyrin repeat domain-containing protein 33B-like — translation MELDVNGRNGLMVACYKGFKDIVTELSRCPFVNVNHQDNDGNTALMIAAQAGHVTIVNYLLNFYTGVDIEKRDIRGFTALMKAAMQGRNECVAALAMAGADINAVDHYRGKTAKEWALLTGRFETLCKLRRLLERPCAEQFCDRYVPEWPDLKSLVEKAMSVRSRGERITEKLRSTFTISFPQDPQDNGVLDHMVRMTTSLASPFVCTACRPLCPSSPPAIGKKRLAVPEIYQMYPGRQVESGTVTHRSPSITFSSSCSDLNMDSRHRGSMISVTSSQGTRGFYPTRILRRNSIFPVGCIPEIKVTRSPEPTPKKEKKKKSKNKNFLEPPKWRYKELKEEKKKAEKELEDKEGKSKKEKKKKK, via the exons ATGGAGCTGGACGTCAATGGAAGG AATGGCCTCATGGTCGCGTGCTACAAAGGCTTTAAGGACATTGTCACCGAACTAAGCCGATGTCCCTTTGTGAACGTCAACCACCAGGACAACGATGGCAACACAGCCCTGATGATCGCTGCCCAGGCGG GTCACGTCACCATCGTCAACTACCTTCTCAACTTCTACACGGGAGTGGACATCGAAAAGCGAGACATCCGCGGCTTCACTGCCCTCATGAAAGCGGCCATGCAAGGGCGTAATGAGTGCGTGGCGGCCCTGGCCATGGCGG GTGCCGATATCAACGCCGTGGACCACTACCGAGGCAAAACGGCCAAAGAATGGGCCCTGCTCACCGGCCGCTTTGAGACCCTGTGCAAGCTGCGCCGCCTGTTGGAGCGGCCGTGTGCCGAGCAGTTTTGTGACCGCTACGTTCCCGAATGGCCCGACCTGAAGAGTCTGGTGGAGAAAGCTATGTCTGTCCGCAGCCGAGGGGAGAGGATTACCGAAAAACTGCGCTCCACCTTCACCATCTCCTTCCCTCAGGATCCCCAGGACAATGGAGTTCTTGACCACATGGTCCGTATGACCACCAGCCTGGCCAGCCCCTTCGTCTGCACCGCGTGCCGGCCACTGTGCCCCAGCAGTCCACCGGCCATCGGGAAAAAGCGCCTGGCAGTGCCCGAGATCTACCAGATGTACCCAGGCAGGCAGGTGGAGAGTGGCACGGTGACACACCGCAGCCCCTCCATAACCTTCAGCTCATCCTGCTCTGACCTGAATATGGACAGCCGGCACAGGGGCAGCATGATATCGGTCACCTCATCCCAGGGCACCAGGGGCTTCTACCCGACCCGCATCCTGAGGCGCAACAGCATCTTTCCAGTGGGCTGCATACCTGAGATCAAGGTGACCAGGTCACCAGAGCCCACgccgaagaaagaaaaaaagaagaaatccaaGAACAAAAACTTCCTGGAGCCCCCCAAGTGGAGGTACAAAGAACtcaaggaggagaagaagaaagcgGAAAAAGAGCTGGAGGACAAGGAGGGgaaaagcaagaaagaaaagaagaaaaagaagtga